The segment CCCCTCCACGCGACGCCTTCCGCCGTGCTGCCGCCGTGGCACAACACAGACGAGTTGCAGTCCTTTCTGGCTGCCGCTTACCAGACACGACCATGAGTTTGCCGCGCCTCCATTTGAGTCTAAGTCGAACCGGAAAGGATTTCTCCGGCGTCTGCGACTGGCCGGTTCCGCCTGCGATATTGGCCGGGCTCACGGAGACGGCTGACTCGAATGCACTGGAACTCGTTCTCATTTCCCCCGATGCGGAGCGCGTGACGGAGAAATTGCCCGCAGAAACCCGCGCTGCCTGGCTCCCGCCGGACTCCGAGGGTCGCGTGAATGAGATGCAACTCCGCCTCGCCGCCGAGCTGGGTTGCAGTGCGATCTTCGCCGGCGACACCGCCCTGAAAACCAATGGTGCCATCCCGGTTTTTCACATTGCCAACTATCCCGGAATATTACGGAGAGAGGCTCGGGAAAAACCATTCCCGCTCGGCTTGGTCGGGCCCGATTTCCATTTTGCAGTCGAATCGGAGCACCCGTGGAGAAACCGGGTGGTGGAGCCGCTGATGAAGACGTTTCCGTGTCTGTCTTATCTCGAAAATTGCAGCCGCTCGGCACGGGAATATCGCGCCCAATGCGATCTAACTGCGCTCTGCGGCGGCAGCGAGGGACGTTTCGCGCCTGCATTTTTGGAGATCCTGCTGGATGGCAGTGGCTTGGTGACGGAACGCAGCGTGATCTTGGAGAAACTGGGGTTTGCCGACGGCGTGAATTGCCTGTTCATCACGCCGGAACAAGCCGTGGCCAAGTGCGCCGCGCTGCTCGCCGACCCGGAACGCCTGCGGCTGATTCAGGAGAATGGACGCCAACTCGGCCGAAAAATTCTCGCTCAATCCGGCGCTGGAATCGTCCGCGCCTGGTGGCTGGCGCAGGAGCAGGACCGGAAATTTACGTCCGAGCCGGGGCAGGATCATCGTCCACGCGGCGTGCTCGATTTTCTCTTCCACCGCCTGTAACGGGTTCGAGCGCACGGTAAATTTCCAGATATTCGCCAGTCATTTCAGCGACGGTTTTCTCCGGCATCTGGCGGATTTGCTCGCGCTTCTGCTCAAACTCTGCCGGGTTTTCCAGTGCCGCCAACATGCCGCGATACCACGCCTCGGCGCTGCGATGATCCAGCAGCCAGCCGCCGCCGTGCTGCTCGACGCGCTCCTGAAGCGTGCCGATGTTTGAGGCGAAAACGGGCAGCCCGACGGCCCACGATTCGGTGAGCGTGTGGCAGTAGGTTTCCGGCCAGATCGAGGAAACGATGGAGAACGACGGGCCGATTTTCCGGAGGTGATCGTTGAGCTGCTCGCGCTTGTATTTCCCGTGGAGAATGCCGCCGAGCGGCTCCAGATCGGTGATTTCCTTGGGCAAACTTCCAAGGAAATGGAACTCGAACCGGCCCGCGCCCGCCTGGTCGAGCGCCATAATTTCGCGGATGAGATTCATGCCTTTCGGGACGCTCATATTGCCCAGACAAATGACCCGCGCGGGCTGTCCTGCCACCGGTGCGACCACGAAATCCTCGCGCTGAAGGTCGCGGCCATGCTCGATGACATGCAGTCGCGAGGCGATTTGAGGGAAGTGCTCGACGAATAAATTTCGCGAAAACAGCGAGGTCGTCACCAGTGCGTCGCAGTGCGAAGCGATGGCGTCGGACATCAATTTCCGATGCACATGCACATAGGCGTGCTTCAAAACCGGGCCGCTATTGTCGAACCAGCGCCCGCGCAATTCGCATTTTCCCTGCCCCGGAGTGCAATGGCCGCCGCAAAATTGGAGCTTCTCGTCGAGCAGCGTCGTCGTCGGGCAAATCGTGTAAAAATCGTGCAGCGACAGGACCACGCGCAGGCCTTTTTGACGCGCCACGGCGAGCGACTCCGGGCCATTGCCGACGAGGTGCCGGAAGTGGACGAGGCCGACTTTCATCGCACTCAGGATTTCCGCCCAGACGTCGAGCCGCTCGCCGTTGAGAGTCTGATAATACTCCCAGCGCTCGGCGAAATGATACCGCCGCAGCGGGGTCAATTTCGTGCGCGACGCCCTCAGCAGCGTCCAGTGGTATTCCGCCGTTTCCAGCAGGAGCACTTCGTAATGATCCATCATGCCGCGGATCAAATCCTCCGAGGTAAACCGCGTCCCGCCACCGCTGGCATGGATCACGTAGAGCAGCACCGGCTTCGTCTCCGGCTGGGGAAAGCCGGAGCGCCAGGGTGCTTTTTGCAGCTCCGCCCGCAGATCGTCCACGGGGTCATTTTTCAGCCATTGCTTGCGCAGTTCCTTGTAATCGGGATGCAACTCCTGGAGCTTGAGCTTGCTCGCCTCGAGCAGCGGAGCCTTCGCAGCGCCAAACGACGCCGTGCGCTTGTGATAAATGAAAGTCGCGTCGTCGATCAAACTGAGGAAGCCCAGCTTGCGTGCCCTCATGCAAAAATCATTCTCCTCGCCGTAGCCGCGCGGGAACGACACCTCGTCAAACGGCCCCACTTTTTCCAGCGCGGCGCGCAGCACAAACAGGCAAAATCCATTGCCGCATGGCACCACTGGACGCCGCCGCCGCGTCAGGCGCTCCACCCAGCCCGCGAGTTCGGACGGGCTCAGGTCGTCGGGCATCGGATTGTCGATTTTATTGAGGGGAACAGAGAAATTTCCAGCCGCATTCGACACTGCCGTCACCGTGGCCACATCGGCGCGACTGTAGGCGACGGCGGTCAATTTTTCCAGCCAGAACGGAGTTACAATCGTATCGCTGTTCAGCAAAATCACATCGCAGGGCCGGGCAAACTCGCAGCCGATGTTTACCGTTTTCGTGTAGCCCAGATTTTTGCGATTCCGAATCGCGCGAATGTGATCGTGTGCCCGCGCATACGACCGCAATTTCGGCCAGACGCGCTCGTCGGTACTGCGGTCGTCGATCAGGAGAATTTCGTGCGGATGCCGCGTGTGGAGGAGGAGGTTTTCGATGCAGGTGACGACTTCCTCGTAGGCGTTGAAGACCGGGATGACGACCGCCACGGGACGTGGTTTTTTCTGCCGGTTGCGCCGCGACTGCTCACTTTCCGACATCGAAATGGAACTGCTTTGCTGGATTTTGTAACGCTGATCCTCAATGCACGTTTCCAACTCGCGCAACCGGCGGAGGCGCTTCGTGCGGCTGAGGATTTGCCAGCGAAAATGGAGCAAATTTCCCAAGATCCAAGGGAGCGCGTTGAGCGTTTTCAGGTGTTCCTGGCGGAAGGTTTCCAGGAGCGAAAGCGAGTCGTCGAGGTTGTTTTTGGCGGATTCCTGGAGCCGGGTCAGCTTCCAATGGGTTTTCCACGAAGTGCGGGAAGATTTCTGGACTTCGGCAAGTGTGCGCAAATTGGCCTGCGACGTGTTCCAGATGGTTTTTTGGAGGGCCAGCACCTCGGCGGCTCCCTCGGAAATGCGGGAAAAATCATCCGCCAGCGTCGACGACGGGTTTTGCATCGCTGAGTAGAGTGCGAGCTGTTTCTGGTTCAGAAAATCTCCGCTCTGCGATGCCAGATTCGACTCCAACTCGATTCTGTTTTCCGGCGGTTGAAGGAAGCCTTCGATGCCGGCGGCTGCCAGTTGCTCGCCCAGACACGCCGGGTCACGCAGATCCTCGTAACGCACAAAAATCTGCTGCAAACCGCGGGCATTTTGCAGGGCGGAAATCGTCGAAAGTTCCCAAAGCGCGAGGCCGTGCTGCAGGGTGAGCCCGTGGTGTTTTTTCAGTGCCGAGGCGACTTCCATGGGATTCCGCACGATGTGCAGGCAGACCGGGTTTTCCAAAAATGGCCGCCAGAATGGCAGGAGAAAACTCAAACTCGACTCTTGGAAAACCCAAGGCCGATGCGGCTCCAGTTCGTCCAATATTTCCCGAGCGCGATCCTGATACGACACCACTGTGGCGAGTTGGCGGGCGGCGGACTCGTCCATTTTCTGCCATTCGGTGCCGCAGGAATGCAGAATCTCCTCGTGCAGACGACGCAAGTCCGGTCGCTGCCCGCCCATTTGCCCGAGCCATTCCGCTGCGACTGAGGCGCCGGATTGGGGCATTCCGAGGACGAGAAGAAGCATAAAAAACGACTAGAGTGTCACGCTCTCCGGGTCACATCAACGCGAAACCAGCCAGTTCAATTTTCCGCCGAAGCCTCGCCGGGAGGCAGGGAATACCGGAACTCGCGATGCATGATTTTTCCCCCGGCAGACGCGGCCCACATGCCACCCGCGACAGCGGCAGCACCCAGAAAAAGCGTGACCCAGAGAAAAAACAGACCGGACTTGGGGACGTATCTCGGGAGAAACAATCCGCCCGCCGCTGCGGCCGCCGTGGCGTAGAAAATCCAGCTCGTTTTCTCCGCGCGCTCCTCGTGTTCGTGGAGCCATTTGTGAGCGGGGCCGTCGAGGAGACTTTCGACATTGTCCTCGGCTTTTTCGCCATATTCCGTGACGGGGATGACGCTCAACGACATGAGAAAGATCACGCTGTAAGCCGCGATGGCGGTAGCCCGGCTTTTCTGAAAAATGGCGATCACCAACACGAGCAAGCCCGCGAGGAGCCCGGTGATCGGCAGGTGGTTGAGAATGACGTGGACGTATTCAGGTTGCTGAAGGGCTTTGAGGAGGTCTTCCATTTGAGTTAGGCACTTATCTTA is part of the Chthoniobacterales bacterium genome and harbors:
- a CDS encoding glycosyltransferase, translated to MLLLVLGMPQSGASVAAEWLGQMGGQRPDLRRLHEEILHSCGTEWQKMDESAARQLATVVSYQDRAREILDELEPHRPWVFQESSLSFLLPFWRPFLENPVCLHIVRNPMEVASALKKHHGLTLQHGLALWELSTISALQNARGLQQIFVRYEDLRDPACLGEQLAAAGIEGFLQPPENRIELESNLASQSGDFLNQKQLALYSAMQNPSSTLADDFSRISEGAAEVLALQKTIWNTSQANLRTLAEVQKSSRTSWKTHWKLTRLQESAKNNLDDSLSLLETFRQEHLKTLNALPWILGNLLHFRWQILSRTKRLRRLRELETCIEDQRYKIQQSSSISMSESEQSRRNRQKKPRPVAVVIPVFNAYEEVVTCIENLLLHTRHPHEILLIDDRSTDERVWPKLRSYARAHDHIRAIRNRKNLGYTKTVNIGCEFARPCDVILLNSDTIVTPFWLEKLTAVAYSRADVATVTAVSNAAGNFSVPLNKIDNPMPDDLSPSELAGWVERLTRRRRPVVPCGNGFCLFVLRAALEKVGPFDEVSFPRGYGEENDFCMRARKLGFLSLIDDATFIYHKRTASFGAAKAPLLEASKLKLQELHPDYKELRKQWLKNDPVDDLRAELQKAPWRSGFPQPETKPVLLYVIHASGGGTRFTSEDLIRGMMDHYEVLLLETAEYHWTLLRASRTKLTPLRRYHFAERWEYYQTLNGERLDVWAEILSAMKVGLVHFRHLVGNGPESLAVARQKGLRVVLSLHDFYTICPTTTLLDEKLQFCGGHCTPGQGKCELRGRWFDNSGPVLKHAYVHVHRKLMSDAIASHCDALVTTSLFSRNLFVEHFPQIASRLHVIEHGRDLQREDFVVAPVAGQPARVICLGNMSVPKGMNLIREIMALDQAGAGRFEFHFLGSLPKEITDLEPLGGILHGKYKREQLNDHLRKIGPSFSIVSSIWPETYCHTLTESWAVGLPVFASNIGTLQERVEQHGGGWLLDHRSAEAWYRGMLAALENPAEFEQKREQIRQMPEKTVAEMTGEYLEIYRALEPVTGGGRENRARRVDDDPAPART
- a CDS encoding glycosyltransferase, translating into MSLPRLHLSLSRTGKDFSGVCDWPVPPAILAGLTETADSNALELVLISPDAERVTEKLPAETRAAWLPPDSEGRVNEMQLRLAAELGCSAIFAGDTALKTNGAIPVFHIANYPGILRREAREKPFPLGLVGPDFHFAVESEHPWRNRVVEPLMKTFPCLSYLENCSRSAREYRAQCDLTALCGGSEGRFAPAFLEILLDGSGLVTERSVILEKLGFADGVNCLFITPEQAVAKCAALLADPERLRLIQENGRQLGRKILAQSGAGIVRAWWLAQEQDRKFTSEPGQDHRPRGVLDFLFHRL